A region of the Dermatophagoides farinae isolate YC_2012a chromosome 7, ASM2471394v1, whole genome shotgun sequence genome:
AAATGAGTACGTGTTTCATGCGAAATGATTCCAATACAATCACAAGCAATTAGAGCTGTTAGATTTAAGTCCAATTTATATACAATCATTGTAATCATGATCTTTACTGTACTtcagaaatcaaaaatcacgATCCGGATGATGTACTTGAATGTAGAGAGAATTTCTTTAATCTTTTACCGTTATCTATTTATAAATCGATGTTTTGAATTGTCATTCAATCTATAAATCGCATGGAAAATTATCGATCCATTTGATCCAATTGACTACGTCTTGGCAacaaatcataaaaaaaattcattgtaaTTCCATGTGATATTTTCCATTGTGAtctaaattgtttttttttcatatcatttcTAATGAATTctaattttcaacaatcaatttcaCCACTAGATGGCGATATAAAAGTGatgatatttgaaaaaaaagattgaataaataaattttttttttttttttttgatgaattggcgccagttattattattgttcatttttgtcattgtatagagaacaaaaaaaaatgaaaaatttacgaTATTTATTGACACGTCATCGATCatcgatcattgatcatcattatgattgtcatcaacgtttaatcaatcaatcatcatcatcatcataagatttatgttgattgattgaaaattaaaataaaaattggcgccaaatgataattattgcaaacacaatataaatattttagacaaatgaaaatattgacaatacacacacacatatatatatacacatatACATCGACTAGGTGATGAGAGGCTTTACAAACACGGATACCATatggttaataataataatattccagaacaaaaaaaaatttaggtCATCAAGTCAAGTGTCTCTGTGTGTGCAtatgtaatgtaatgtaatgatCAATGTATGTGATAATCAATACTGgcgaccatcatcatcatcatcatcaaaagtaataataatttacgtCGTAAATTTTACGGAAAAATatatgacgaaaaaaaaatcaacaacaaaaaaaaacttgtgaaaacaaattttgtttaccaattatcatcattattattatatatgattttattattttttgtgaTGCAAACAAAGTAATACGACAGTTTTTCCCTTCTCTCTCTTCCAATACCAGGGGGATACAacgatgattttatttattagcCAGAAtggtcgaaaaaaaaaccaatgtaAATCatatccaacaacaacaaggattTTCACTCGAAAcaaatccattcattcaatgaatgatcaatgatcatcaatggcaGTCATaacaaacagagaaaaaaaaagactatgaccagaaaaaaaacaaaacacaaatcaaacaaatcggTACATTACATACAATATCATGATTGAAGTGAAAGTGatgtttagaaaaaaaatcattctgCTACACATTTGCTGCTACTTGAAATACGAAAATTTGTGGAAATgaccggaaaaaaaactaactaaCTGAGagaaatttgatgaaataaaaaaaaatccaattattATGCAGCATAAAATGTTGATCGTCATCATATATTAATTAACGTTTAGTTaagatgatgacaaattgtaatgatggacctatatattttatttaggAACAACTAGCAGggaaataagaaaaattttatgtcCATGTTTGGATGAAAGAGATAAAAAaagagacagagagagagagagagtggaCGAATTAGGCCAATGACCAATTATCATAATagatgtgtgtttgtgtcattatttttttttttgtttcggtcAATCTTCATTATCGTTTTCGGTTTTCAATCAATacgcataaaaaaaaccacagaagaaaaaacttgtGTGGTCGTCGttgccgatgatgatcaatgtcaATTATTTTGacgataatcataataataattgtctgCTGTCTTGTCTTTTTGATTAGTAAATAGATCAATTCGACttgttttttggttatttgtTCGGACAGTCCAGGCCAATCagtcaatcatttttttctgtttattataaaaaattttttttctttgttttttttttttttggatgatcTTGATCGTGATTATAAATGACCATatttgtgtgcgtgtgtgtgtgtgcatcaTGTGATTGATAAGttcattgattaatcaatcaatggtaTAATTTAAAGATAAGTGAAAGTGTTAATCACAATGGGTAGTGGCTTttgagtggaaaaaaaacaaaaaacaggcACCGCCTTTacaaacatttgatgatattgaaattttttcaattgatcaaatttgatttgattaattatatGTCTACAATGTAGTTGATATGTGggaaattatttatttctcTACTCTTCGATGTGAATAGATAGGATCCAtttgggaatttttttttcgttgactttttttcagaaatcAATTACTGGGaccatgaaaatttttttttttcaattatcattgcAGCCTTTTTTCTGTTCGCATGAATTGAACCAAttgtattgtgtgtgtgtgtgtatgggcCATCATTGACTggaatttcaattaaattcatcattcaatcattcaatgtatGACAAATCATTACGGAATGCATCATgttcattgaaatcatcaataaggtcaagatcaattcaattcaattcaattcaattcaatttgttttgattgatgaaaaaaaaggcttGAAATAGATTtaattgaaagttttttgattaattttataGATTAGAAACATGTTTATAAAGCATTAAAATTAACGGTATATTCAAAagaatcatttcaatgaatttatattttgttatGTAAAAAATATGGCCACAAGTGAAACCAAGTTTATTGTTAGTCATtgtttgtatgaaaaaattccatttcattgattgtcgTCCATgtatttgttgaattttatgGCTAAACCAATTAATGTGATTTGTTTTCACGAATTTCTGCGACCATTGTGAACATGCTAACCATTTAAATATGATTTGAATACATTTTGTATTATATGTTGGAAGTGATGCTATTTGATAATACATAAGATTTATGAATAGAATGGTAGATATCATACAAAATATTCCTAATGAATTGATCATAGCCATTTTGACTTGTTTACTATAGAATACACATGCAATCATGGCCGTTGATTTGCTTATGATTTCGACGGCCagtaaagaaaattttgtcgattcatttaatttagCAATATTTGCATATAGAATAATGTATTCACGTTGAAATAGATtccagaatatttttttcataaaatatGGTGATTTATATCGCCGTTTAATGGATAATGACAAGAAAGTGAataattctttgattttttctcgataaaatatcaaacagaatagaaaaaaagattccaaactgaaaaattgaaatgtaaTGTAAATCATGTCCATTccatataaaaatgaataaggAAAACTGGACATAAATTGAACGAAATTAATTCCAACGAGATCAAAATCAGAATGCTAATACTTAACATCAATAAAACAATtctttgattatgataaagaatataatttgaatgatcaatACAAATATATAGCTGAAAGagtaaaattcattcgaaatgatcgtataaatatgaaatgaaaattcaatacaaatgtatttcgtttgattattcaataatatgtcatttttgatgtgattttttcgaatttcaatgatgacattCGTATCAAATTTGTATTGTGCAGCATATATTAAacgacttttttttataggaaaattatcattacagTAGAAAACTttcagaaaaatatttttcatttcgtagaatttaaaaactttttttcaattaataacTCAAATTAATGGAATTCCTTAttcacaatgaaaaaaattgatcgttTCATTGTCTAAGAATTATGGTTGCTTAGCATATTATGACTAGAATTGAAgccaaaaaacaaagtaaTGATTCGGGAATTTTCGGGAAAAATTAaacttttaattttattttcatttatttataaagaaaattaatcagtagtgagagagagagaaagagaaataaaatgaaatgtaaatgaaaatgataataataatgaataataatgatcatcatgatcaatcaataattgatgaatgatcgaTCTCTCTGTCCATTTGTGtctgtgtgcgtgtgtgtgtgtgtatgtttgaaaTGTCAGATTAGAATGAATGAGGAACacatgcgaaaaaaaaattgaaattgaaaataaaaattaaagatTAAGTTCATGGATACACAGGGTTACATGacacattgtttttttttctctgtttgcTATATGTGTATGGTGAGgttcaaatggaaatttaaaaaaaaaagcaaaacaaaaaagaaatgaaaaagaaaaatgtacaaaatttgtaataaatacaaaaaaaaacatgaattccatacacacacacacgaagaGTCAATAGAATTTTCAGATATTCTGAATTGACACAAAACATTGAACAACGAATGATGTATCCAAACGAAACGAGGCCAATCAAATTGCAAACAATGAGAGAATAGCgatgacaaaacaaaaatcaaaaagaaaatcaagaGATCGTAAtgaattcgttttttttaatattcaaattctgTTGGCCATTtgggaattattattttccacGTTGTTACGAATTTTGCGTGTCATGTATAATGAtggtgtttgatgatgatgaggttgGATTAGAtaagtgaaatgaaatgtgatgaaaaaaaaaaacgaaatgaggtgtgtgtgtgtgtgtgtatggagaggaaaaatgttattgaaagaaaaaaaattgtgactGGATTATTATcagaatatttattttaaattctgTTATTGGCGTTTAAAACTTTGTTGAATATtcttacaaaaaaaaattctacaatcaactgtgtgtgtgtgtacgtgtCTATGTAGTAAtcagaaaaatattcattttcatatctGTTGTTTATATCATatacaaaatattcaaaaaaaaaaaaagaaaaagaaaaacaataataataatattgaataaCGCGGATAGTATAGGATAggaagagagagaaagagagagagaatcaTGTGATAATAGTTCGattatttatcaatattcgatgtattcatcaattgaacCTCTTCCgaacaatttgattgatcaaggCCATTAgcatttttctgttttttcattgaatttgatgatttttttgcattcaaatacattttttgattctttcgAGATCGATATCCTAAGTAACAATTaaatcaatagaaaaaaaggattaaaaaataaaaaaattgcataaaatgaattttgttgttgttgttgttgttataaaatttattcattcattcatcactTACTTATAATCAATATGGGCACAAGAATAATGATGGCTAAAATGACCAACATTGTCGTCAGGATTGCAAATGTCCATACTAATCCACTATCATGTGAATTATATGGACCACGTGCAGATGCTTCAGCCAATTCCGGtgcaatcgatgatgacagATGTTTATTGTTGacataatgttgttgttgttgatgattatgattatgatttgcATAAATGTTTACATTATTTGGATCATCacgttgatgatcaatatcattTAAACTTGGTGGTTCATTTTCTTCAGATATTGGTATTTCTTcctgttcatcatcatcatcatcattatcattatcatcatcatcaatactgACATCATTCCTGTTTGGTTTGAtattatcaattgtttttggttcatcaatattattcacttttggtggtaatggtaatTTGGTTACAGTTTCTGGtttcattgtcgttgttgatgttgtcgtagtcgtagtcgtcgtcgtcgtggtggttgttgtcgttgtcgttgttgttgtagttggaCTAGcggttattgttgatgattcattttccaattcGGTTGAATTGTCATAacaatttaataattcaCGTATAGAACCCTAGATGATAATCGgtgaaattagaaaaaaaaatattaaaattcataatttcttttcaaagaaaaaaaaatcaatcacctttggaatgaatcgaatttcATCATGTGGATTCTGTTCATCGAAATTTGTCCATATAAATTCCAATATTTCCATATTATCTGTTAAACCAAATGAACGATGTTTAGGAACAAAATTAAACATTCCAATTacaaattttccatcaatcatttgatcattaagATTTtcccatgatgatgatttttgttgccTATCGTTTGTAGTGACCGTTAATTGTTTACGAATTATACGTTGTGATAAACCGGTCATCGTATCATAtacagagaaaaataaatccgATTTATCCGATACAAATAATCCAGAACGATAGTAAAGATTGCCAGATTGAACacctaatgataatgttgaacaaaattgattaatggaaaaacattcatcatattcaaatgaatcaatttaccATTTTGTGATGGCCAAAATGATCCATACATAATGGAACCTTCACGTTCTAACATATTAATATCTAAACCGGTACGATTTAAACGTGTTAACAATGTTGAATCCAATGATTTTCGATCCAATAAACGTAATttgccatcaccatcatcattaagatCATATAATGCAAGACCATATGAACGATCTTTATCAATAATACGGCCACCGATAACAATGTGTATACGTTCAagatcatgatcatattgATCACCTTGACATATGTCTGAAATTTTGCATACACCATTTAAACTGATGACAGTATCAATCCAACGGAAATTATCTAttaattcatcaccatcatcatcaaacacgtggcaaaatatgaaaaagaaaaaaaatcaattattagtgatatgaagaaaataaacatggaaaaaatcattaaagcAAAAcgaaattaatttaaaaaatcaaatcattattgactgagaattttcaaacacaATATATTTctcgatcgatcaatgataatataatcattttaaaaatcaacataaacaacaacaacaacaacaacaacaacaacactgggaaaaaaacgttgatgatgatccaaaatgatcatgaaaatgaatgggCGTACATGGGTCACGTATCattttcgaatcatcatcatcatcatgattattattatgattattaagagaaagttttttttctacaaagTTAATTAACCCTGACGAAAACCGATGACTATCGCAACAAAAATATGTTTGCCgccaatgtgtgtgtgtgtgtgtgtgtgcgattCGGTAATGTCAGTGGCAATATAAGTAAAGCGacctgtcatcatcatcatcatcatcataatgataatttcaaacgatgatgatgatcatgatgcgGTTGGTTGATCATGGTTGTTCATtatttacaaaacaaaacaaaacagaaaaaaaaattcgcatCATAGTCATTCACATGAAATGAACGTGGCTATAAAAACAACCACAATAAACAGGCagacaataatgaaatgaaatgaaatataatttATGACCccaactaactaactaactcactatatatatatattgccGCCCCCGCCTGTGAacttaaatgatgatgatgataataatgatgaacaattgaaaaaatgcaaCCTTTGACCCTAAGAgttttagaaaaattttacattcaaatgtacacattcatcattagtggatgttttttttcttcatcatcatcatgatgatgatcattgaatttgaaaatatctACTTTATCTAATTCGATCTacctgaatgaatgaataaatgaatggaatggaatggaatgaaatgaaaagctCAATGAACATTTGGTGATGGTTTATAATTGTAATTTTATGGAaatttgtggaaaaaaacgaccaccatcatcatgaaatgtgtgtgtgtgtgtgtgcgaatgaaatgaaaaaccaaaaactacaacagcaacaatttcAGGCAACCGATGACAGGtaagcaaaaataaaaaaaaaattcaaaatttaaattcaaaaaaaaaaatccaaattttttttttctacaatgtcatcgtgatgatgatatcacaTAGATTTTCTATGCTGggaatccaatgatgatgatgatgatgatgagcaataATTTAATTCGATGTTAtatgtttgatgatcaataatttgtttgaataacAAATTATTTctccccaaaaaaaaaagaaaaaatatacacATCGGAACTAATAGCAAGTTATCATCGGACaaatttcattggaaaaaaaatcactagATGTTACAAACACAGagtttaatttgaatttattatggttcctctctctctcttgattaattttttctgggtttattttcttcaatatATACCACCATACACTAATCGTTTACGGTAAAACGATAAATCAATTGTGTGCCtcttgatgaaaacaaatttttttattcatcgaATTCAATAAATCGCGTATTTCATCTGgttggatttgattttttttttttttttttgattcagatTTTCCAAcaagaaacaagaaaaatccTATCAATTGATAAGCATGTTTAgtcacgtttttttttgttttttgtttttgtttttgtttttgtcgatcacagaaaaaaaattaaattttgaaatttgttgaaaacaaaaatttatgtGTGCGTGTGGCCCATAGTGATTGTCATGTATATATGCACCAGAAAGGCTCCTGTACCCATGGTctttatttgtgtgtgtgtgtggcctGTAGTAATGATATGGCcggaatttttgatttttgtagacaaaagaattttttttttttgccagaaaaaaaaccaaacaaaacaaaacaacggCGTGAACAAGATTTTTGGAaagaacaagaaaacaaaaaatgaaaatcaattaatctggaaatgcgaaaaaaaatggtaaagtgaaatttttgaattgattggaaGACGACTACGACggtcaaacaaaacagaaaaaaaacaattaggccaaaaaatcaattcactAAACATTAAGTATGATGACCTTTGACCGTAGTAGTAATAGACTTAGGTCCTAAAAATGGttacaacatacacacaaagatATGAGTCAAAACaagccaaagaaaaaaaagtccattccattccattccatcatcatcattattggattTGGCGGTTCGTAAGTTGtgtcatacacacacacacacacacacacacacacacagacaacaaacacaaagtgtcaattaaaaaaaaaattggacagGTCAAAATTCGTTACATCAGGCCATATAAACAAACGACaaagtcaacaacaacaacaattcaattagtcaaaaaaaaaacaaattccaatgtcgaaatttttattttatctttGTTGGCAccaattgaacaacaacaacaacaacaactgaaaaacaacaacattttttttctctgttttatTCAAAGAGAATTTgaccgaatt
Encoded here:
- the LOC124496622 gene encoding uncharacterized protein LOC124496622, with the protein product MAQIYRSKSSSSSLLLITIISTTLISYTCSLPVSSSSSSSSSSLVLKQKPSESPFCQSHANINQVYNIGNDIYLALNSRSIYRFDVKQKQLYKHKYDINELFGKNNFRWIDTVISLNGVCKISDICQGDQYDHDLERIHIVIGGRIIDKDRSYGLALYDLNDDGDGKLRLLDRKSLDSTLLTRLNRTGLDINMLEREGSIMYGSFWPSQNGVQSGNLYYRSGLFVSDKSDLFFSVYDTMTGLSQRIIRKQLTVTTNDRQQKSSSWENLNDQMIDGKFVIGMFNFVPKHRSFGLTDNMEILEFIWTNFDEQNPHDEIRFIPKGSIRELLNCYDNSTELENESSTITASPTTTTTTTTTTTTTTTTTTTTTSTTTMKPETVTKLPLPPKVNNIDEPKTIDNIKPNRNDVSIDDDDNDNDDDDDEQEEIPISEENEPPSLNDIDHQRDDPNNVNIYANHNHNHQQQQHYVNNKHLSSSIAPELAEASARGPYNSHDSGLVWTFAILTTMLVILAIIILVPILIIRYRSRKNQKMYLNAKKSSNSMKKQKNANGLDQSNCSEEVQLMNTSNIDK